A genomic window from Pseudoalteromonas piratica includes:
- the waaA gene encoding lipid IV(A) 3-deoxy-D-manno-octulosonic acid transferase: protein MAHLIYSLVLYILSPLVFLHLWLRGKKAPDYRKRWAERLAFYHSPIKRNTVVIHCASVGELMAASKLIHKLKEQYDITVTCNTPTGSAEIKKQFGESVQHLYLPLDFSGAITRFLAALKPKAIIILETELWPNLIIKAQQQHIPVCVINARLSEKSLKGYQRILPLSKNIMRSINLLAVHNQQDAERFLQLGIADNNTKVTGSIKFDIDVSDTIEDKITALKPQLANHEFIWIAGSTHPGEYEQVISAHLALLAQKPNALLIIAPRHPEQFNKVADYLRQNNISFSQRSKEAHTGQSVLLADTMGEMLVLFGASQCAFIGGSLIERGGHNPLEAAAFNIPIITGPSYTNFLHVYPQLISSNACICVDSSNALFDNLISLSNDPEKRKMLGENAYQILNANRGALKRTLTLIENEITHDTVTH from the coding sequence ATGGCGCATTTAATTTACAGCTTAGTTTTATATATTCTTTCGCCTCTGGTGTTTTTACACCTGTGGTTGCGTGGAAAAAAAGCGCCTGACTATCGTAAACGTTGGGCTGAACGATTAGCTTTTTACCACTCGCCAATAAAACGCAATACTGTTGTTATTCACTGTGCATCAGTTGGCGAATTAATGGCAGCAAGCAAATTAATTCACAAACTAAAAGAGCAGTATGACATTACTGTTACATGCAATACACCGACAGGCTCTGCCGAAATCAAAAAGCAATTTGGAGAAAGTGTACAGCATCTATATTTACCGCTTGATTTCTCCGGTGCCATCACTCGCTTTTTAGCAGCATTAAAGCCCAAAGCTATTATTATTTTAGAAACAGAGCTATGGCCAAACTTAATTATTAAAGCGCAGCAACAACATATACCTGTATGTGTTATTAATGCCCGCTTATCTGAAAAATCATTGAAAGGCTACCAGCGTATTTTACCTTTGAGTAAAAATATAATGCGTTCTATTAATTTACTTGCTGTGCATAATCAACAAGATGCAGAACGTTTTTTACAATTGGGCATCGCTGATAACAATACCAAGGTGACTGGTTCGATAAAGTTTGATATTGACGTAAGTGACACCATCGAAGATAAAATCACAGCTCTTAAGCCGCAACTTGCCAATCATGAATTTATTTGGATTGCAGGCTCAACTCACCCAGGTGAATATGAACAAGTAATTAGTGCTCACTTAGCGCTATTAGCCCAAAAGCCAAACGCACTTTTAATTATTGCCCCTCGTCACCCAGAACAATTTAACAAAGTTGCAGACTACTTGAGACAAAACAACATTTCATTTAGTCAACGTAGTAAAGAGGCACATACTGGACAAAGTGTTTTGCTGGCAGATACCATGGGAGAAATGCTAGTACTGTTTGGCGCGTCCCAATGCGCGTTTATTGGTGGCAGTTTAATTGAGCGAGGCGGTCACAACCCTTTGGAAGCCGCCGCATTTAATATTCCAATTATTACAGGCCCTAGTTATACCAACTTTCTCCATGTGTACCCGCAATTAATCAGCAGTAATGCCTGCATTTGTGTTGATTCATCCAATGCGCTTTTTGACAATTTAATAAGTCTGTCTAATGACCCTGAAAAGCGAAAGATGTTGGGTGAAAATGCGTATCAGATTTTAAACGCCAATCGTGGTGCGCTCAAACGAACACTCACGCTTATTGAAAACGAGATTACCCATGACACTGTCACCCACTGA
- a CDS encoding capsule assembly Wzi family protein — MKLSNLLLIASAFVATQSIAKPTVYLPLGIDAHLESQLDRMFVLTRGTPMHKPYALSEVDIALKQVKSKDSQLYRYLVSELKRYRGDDKISRYGLRTTVSTGDEMPIANQRGLTSDEYAQGFFEGIWRPNDFMLAQVGVDYRVKEQDLVAYNSTLSMAAANLQLDLGYKDHWYSPFKNSAQIMSNNAQMPMSVSLSTVVPMNNWWNLDFDLFYTRLDEVKEGIQYQGEWHDGSPELVGMHGSIEPLQGWKLGFNRVMQFGGGPRKTDLSDIFKAFFDPSGNDNADGDLSTDDEFGDQMISFTSSVYFDWGMPMEIYAEYGAEDTLHKSNFKFGNQTISFGTYLPKLTRNSSLRYEYNKWNTQWYVHHLYRNGNTNEGFSFGHFGADNRNFGDGVPADVHTLNFDYFESVLSSWQFKASTQSNDSEEYQRAYSLSLTNSRKVGDYRVETSLTGGKNVYDEDYGYLSVTMFW; from the coding sequence ATGAAACTTAGTAATTTATTGTTAATTGCCAGTGCTTTTGTTGCGACACAAAGCATTGCAAAACCCACTGTATATTTGCCTTTAGGCATTGACGCTCACCTTGAAAGTCAGCTTGACCGTATGTTTGTGCTAACACGTGGTACGCCGATGCATAAACCTTATGCGTTAAGTGAAGTTGATATCGCGCTTAAACAGGTGAAGAGTAAAGATAGTCAGTTATATCGTTATTTAGTATCTGAGCTAAAGCGTTACCGAGGCGATGATAAAATTAGCCGTTATGGTCTGCGTACCACAGTGAGCACAGGTGATGAAATGCCAATTGCCAATCAGCGCGGTTTAACCAGCGATGAATATGCACAAGGTTTCTTTGAAGGCATATGGCGACCAAATGATTTTATGCTTGCACAGGTAGGTGTTGACTATCGCGTAAAAGAGCAAGATTTAGTTGCATATAATTCAACCTTGAGTATGGCAGCTGCAAACCTTCAGCTTGATTTAGGTTATAAGGATCATTGGTATTCACCATTTAAAAACTCTGCGCAAATCATGTCCAATAATGCGCAAATGCCAATGAGTGTTTCATTGAGCACGGTTGTGCCAATGAATAACTGGTGGAATTTGGACTTTGATTTGTTTTACACCAGATTAGATGAAGTCAAAGAGGGCATTCAATATCAAGGTGAATGGCATGATGGTAGCCCTGAACTTGTCGGCATGCATGGCTCAATCGAGCCACTGCAAGGTTGGAAACTCGGTTTCAATCGCGTTATGCAATTTGGTGGTGGGCCACGCAAAACTGATTTAAGCGATATCTTTAAAGCATTTTTTGACCCATCAGGTAACGATAATGCGGATGGTGATTTATCGACAGATGACGAATTTGGCGATCAAATGATTTCATTTACCTCGAGTGTTTATTTTGATTGGGGTATGCCAATGGAAATTTATGCTGAGTATGGTGCAGAAGATACTTTGCATAAAAGTAACTTCAAATTTGGAAACCAAACCATATCATTTGGTACTTACTTACCAAAGTTAACGCGTAATTCATCATTAAGATATGAGTACAACAAGTGGAATACACAGTGGTATGTGCATCACTTATATCGAAATGGCAATACCAATGAGGGGTTCTCATTTGGTCATTTTGGTGCTGATAATCGTAATTTCGGCGATGGTGTCCCTGCGGATGTTCACACTCTTAACTTCGATTATTTTGAATCAGTTTTAAGTTCATGGCAGTTTAAAGCTAGTACACAAAGTAACGATAGTGAAGAGTATCAACGCGCTTACTCATTATCGTTAACTAACAGCCGAAAAGTGGGTGACTACCGTGTTGAAACTAGCTTAACCGGTGGTAAAAATGTGTATGACGAGGATTATGGGTATTTATCCGTAACCATGTTCTGGTAA
- a CDS encoding DUF1415 domain-containing protein, whose amino-acid sequence MTLSPTEQTKNWVSQVIVGYNFCPFAKKEVVNNTINYVDSQTTTHEDAVIEMLSLIQAMRENDDIETCLQIFSKGFQDFDAFLDLVDLANAMLVSSGFEGFIQIANFHPNYVFADSDEMDAANYTNRAPFPTLHLIREASMARVLDIHPDPEGIPETNINLAREKGIEYWQQLLNHCQTGKKD is encoded by the coding sequence ATGACACTGTCACCCACTGAGCAAACAAAGAACTGGGTTAGCCAAGTAATTGTTGGCTACAACTTTTGCCCTTTTGCTAAAAAAGAAGTAGTTAATAACACCATTAACTATGTAGATAGTCAGACTACGACTCATGAAGATGCAGTGATAGAGATGCTATCACTGATACAAGCTATGCGCGAAAATGATGACATAGAAACCTGTTTACAAATTTTCAGCAAAGGCTTTCAAGATTTTGACGCTTTTTTAGATTTAGTTGATCTAGCCAATGCCATGCTGGTTTCAAGTGGTTTTGAAGGATTTATTCAGATCGCTAACTTCCACCCAAACTATGTCTTTGCCGACAGCGATGAAATGGATGCAGCCAATTACACTAACCGCGCTCCCTTTCCCACATTGCATTTGATACGAGAGGCGTCAATGGCTCGCGTACTTGATATTCACCCTGACCCAGAAGGGATCCCAGAAACAAACATCAATCTTGCGAGAGAAAAAGGCATTGAATATTGGCAGCAATTACTCAATCACTGCCAAACAGGAAAGAAGGATTAA
- a CDS encoding TetR/AcrR family transcriptional regulator, with protein sequence MSTKDKIIQTSIALFNQYGERAITTNHIASEMGISPGNLYYHFKNKEDILRHIFGLYKTHLQDNFTPMDKNLDVMPQLAGYLDSLVELMWRFNFFYNNLTDILSRDKELKAQYLEQQTQLVEQVVAVINGLKYAEVIVIDESDIVELAHMVKLTVSFWTPYVKAHSEESTLTKQDIFGGIVKVILLFKPYSHGAGLEQLKQLQQEYSNKQLEVAQAVA encoded by the coding sequence ATGAGTACTAAGGATAAGATTATTCAAACCAGCATTGCATTATTTAACCAGTACGGTGAACGTGCAATTACCACTAACCATATTGCTTCGGAAATGGGCATTAGCCCGGGCAACCTGTATTATCACTTCAAAAATAAAGAAGATATTTTGCGTCATATTTTTGGTTTGTACAAAACCCATCTACAAGACAATTTTACCCCGATGGATAAAAATTTAGACGTAATGCCGCAACTGGCGGGCTACCTTGATTCGCTAGTGGAGTTAATGTGGCGTTTTAACTTCTTTTATAACAACTTAACGGATATCCTAAGCCGTGATAAAGAGCTTAAAGCTCAGTATCTGGAACAACAAACTCAATTAGTCGAGCAAGTTGTTGCGGTGATTAATGGCTTAAAATATGCTGAAGTCATTGTAATTGATGAAAGCGATATTGTTGAGCTTGCGCATATGGTTAAACTGACTGTCAGTTTTTGGACTCCTTATGTGAAAGCACACAGTGAAGAGAGTACGTTAACTAAGCAAGATATTTTTGGTGGGATTGTGAAAGTGATCTTGCTGTTCAAACCGTATTCACATGGCGCGGGACTTGAACAGCTGAAACAACTTCAACAAGAATATTCAAATAAACAACTCGAAGTGGCGCAAGCTGTCGCTTAA